The Scleropages formosus chromosome 11, fSclFor1.1, whole genome shotgun sequence genome window below encodes:
- the LOC108941281 gene encoding uncharacterized protein LOC108941281, with amino-acid sequence MQLGLSEPPQTEMLSSRKRSCSAEPVFPKKLPRMERLVGGPGPLGLSKAISLSRTFQKEPIKYTEALFSYHLNGKGTALPPLRRSPKNSVSQIIHPFNAERQLSHDILYRTENMAFPVEGSRISVPQEHSTESLFKPYKRNVQNCSPSALGIHTPTALRKLTPHSRSPPGLVIPKPIYGHRPCCMKSGYTSGPCYSIDHALPRINRSISNEEWLRQYGPIALLQRKAHEGLIEERIRQLEQKGAKFPMKEANPEFYCPTGSAENLRIPTLAEPKFIAPYLHPSPSLLNYSSTQISNLQPLPNVNHGKPPSLSGSINEVQEVALSNQGVFIRINQDDHGHPVLSFPQENMHADTIASDVGGKCTEGVSSNVKKGIFRKPMWQREDPRFLFMDVPVPSSPAHRPFLRPFEQSPHHVCKIYSRRGQQDSSLFSEEPVSRLHGQRGDWPACVQKAQIRSSPEHLCQSHGSGAVERLQPYSDNEYMCNLAREKCNVLVKNRSDDDCSSKEALHHPTTGKHPKRTDRNGEKPEHAERASSLPSEVYACKKQRSSDCNKSFANKLSLEEHSEDADSIRAVKTPKTDGEKVPQEEEHELQASSSPPMPVINNVFSLAPCQSYLEKQEKVQKVKAEVTLATCSLQKCDDKGAEVHRRLKKTAVKKSDADVVTVSSYGAVDLCVKTEKRGGLLRKSQLCTDGLDRVGNVQNQVPQHKSSEPSFLTLSFNSAPPPRSHAETTFSFQPVPGQYLKLSAFKNVLPDIFTAGGKEAHLSAQRSTNDSKQAHHLFMKVHLSLCRHISSSVSCTKEQELRAWLAEGEMDRTPSVCPLLGASVREIWLRCQDTAAALSQVICQLENFVSCHQCPFPHVIRAGTIFIPMLVVKEVLFPDIPGELIDQVLQEHRIELRPTTLSEERHLMQLQKRTCSSKQRRLLSLRQLPDIYPDILNLFYLTCVKERLGSASPDGSQPSARVSAGVSVGPRGL; translated from the exons aTGCAGCTTGGCTTGAGTGAACCACCACAGACAGAGATGCTGAGCAGCAGAAAACGATCATGCTCCGCCGAGCCAGTGTTTCCCAAAAAACTGCCCAGGATGGAAAGACTTGTAGGAGGTCCTGGACCTCTGGGACTCAGCAAAGCAATAAGCCTGTCTCGTACGTTCCAAAAGGAACCTATAAAGTACACTGAAGCCCTGTTTTCATACCACCTCAATGGAAAAGGGACTGCCCTTCCACCCCTCCGGAGATCCCCAAAGAACAGTGTGAGTCAAATAATTCATCCCTTTAATGCGGAGAGACAATTATCACATGATATTTTGTACAGAACAGAGAATATGGCTTTCCCAGTGGAGGGTTCTCGGATCTCTGTGCCACAAGAACACTCAACCGAATCTCTTTTCAAACCTTATAAAAGAAACGTGCAGAATTGTTCACCCAGTGCTCTAGGAATCCATACTCCTACAGCTCTGAGAAAATTAACCCCACACTCCAGAAGCCCTCCTGGTCTAGTTATCCCCAAACCAATTTATGGTCATAGGCCATGCTGTATGAAGTCTGGATACACATCAGGACCATGCTATAGCATTGACCATGCCTTACCAAGGATAAATCGAAGCATCTCCAACGAAGAATGGCTGAGACAGTATGGTCCCATAGCTCTGCTGCAAAGAAAAGCTCATGAAGGATTAATAGAAGAACGTATTCGTCAGCTGGAACAGAAAGGTGCCAAATTTCCTATGAAAGAGGCAAATCCGGAATTTTACTGTCCCACAGGATCTGCAGAAAACTTGAGAATTCCCACTTTAGCGGAGCCAAAGTTCATCGCTCCTTACCTTCACCCTTCTCCCTCTTTGTTAAACTACTCCTCCACACAAATTTCCAATTTACAGCCTCTGCCTAATGTGAACCATGGCAAACCTCCATCTCTGTCAGGTTCCATTAATGAGGTGCAGGAGGTAGCCCTGTCAAACCAGGGCGTCTTCATCAGAATTAACCAAGATGATCATGGTCACCCTGTGCTGAGCTTCCCTCAGGAAAACATGCATGCTGACACTATTGCAAGTGATGTTGGAGGGAAATGCACAGAGGGAGTTTCATCTAATGTGAAAAAAGGCATCTTTAGAAAGCCTATGTGGCAGCGTGAAGACCCTCGATTCCTTTTTATGGATGTTCCAGTTCCCAGTTCACCAGCCCATCGTCCATTTCTTCGACCCTTTGAGCAGTCACCTCATCATGTGTGTAAAATCTACTCGCGTAGAGGGCAGCAGGACAGCAGTTTGTTTTCGGAGGAACCTGTCAGCCGTCTTCACGGACAGCGAGGAGACTGGCCTGCATGTGTACAAAAGGCACAGATTAGATCTTCTCCAGAACATCTATGTCAGTCTCACGGCTCGGGCGCAGTTGAACGTTTGCAGCCGTACTCTGATAATGAGTATATGTGTAATTTGGCACGGGAAAAGTGCAACGTCCTTGTAAAGAACAGATCTGACGATGACTGCAGTTCAAAAGAAGCCTTACATCACCCCACCACTGGGAAGCATCCCAAAAGGACAGACCGTAATGGGGAGAAACCTGAACATGCAGAACGTGCCTCTTCGCTTCCTTCAGAAGTATATGCTTGCAAAAAGCAAAGGTCAAGTGACTGTAACAAATCATTTGCTAATAAATTATCTTTGGAGGAACATTCAGAGGATGCAGATAGTATCCGTGCTGTTAAGACTCCCAaaacagatggagaaaaagTCCCTCAAGAAGAGGAACATGAACTGCAGGCATCTTCTTCACCTCCCATGCCTGTTATCAACAATGTCTTCAGCTTGGCGCCGTGTCAAAGTTACCTGGAAAAGCAAGAGAAAGTGCAGAAGGTTAAAGCAGAGGTAACTCTCGCGACCTGTTCATTGCAGAAGTGTGACGACAAAGGCGCGGAGGTGCATCGGCGCCTAAAGAAGACGGCCGTTAAGAAGAGTGACGCTGACGTGGTGACGGTTTCATCTTACGGTGCTGTTGACCTGTGCGTGAAAACTGAAAAACGTGGAGGTTTGCTGCGTAAAAGCCAGTTATGTACAGACGGCTTAGATCGCGTGGGAAATGTACAAAATCAGGTCCCGCAGCATAAATCCAGTGAACCCTCTTTTCTTACGCTGTCCTTCAATTCGGCACCACCGCCTCGGAGTCATGCGGAGACGACGTTTTCGTTTCAGCCCGTTCCCGGACAGTACCTCAAACTGTCGGCTTTCAAAAATGTCCTACCAGATATTTTCACAGCTGGTGGCAAAGAAGCTCACCTCTCGGCCCAACGGAGCACAAATGACTCCAAGCAGGCTCATCATCTCTTCATGAAAGTGCATCTGTCACTGTGTAGACACATCTCCAGCTCCGTCTCCTGCACCAAAGAGCAGGAGCTGAGAGCTTGGCTCGCTGAGGGGGAGATGGATCGGACGCCGAGCGTCTGCCCTCTGCTGGGGGCCTCCGTGAGGGAGATCTGGCTGAGGTGCCAGGACACTGCAGCAGCGCTCAGCCAGGTCATTTGCCAGCTGGAGAACTTTGTCTCCTGCCATCAGTGCCCGTTCCCTCATGTGATTCGCGCCGGAACCATTTTTATCCCCATGCTGGTAGTCAAGGAGGTCCTGTTCCCCGACATTCCGGGAGAACTCATTGACCAGGTTCTGCAGGAGCACCGCATTGAGCTGCGGCCCACTACGCTTTCTGAGGAGAGGCACCTGATGCAGCTGCAGAAACGAACCTGCTCGTCCAAGCAGAGGAGGCTTCTCTCACTCAGACAGCTGCCGGACATTTACCCCGACATCCTCAATCTGTTTTACCTCACCTGTGTCAAGGAACGCCTAG gtTCCGCTTCACCCGATGGCAGCCAACCCAGTGCACGCGTTTCTGCCGGAGTATCAGTCGGTCCCCGAGGGTTGTAA